Proteins encoded together in one Pelodiscus sinensis isolate JC-2024 chromosome 33, ASM4963464v1, whole genome shotgun sequence window:
- the LOC142823406 gene encoding uncharacterized protein LOC142823406, with protein MSQPSEGSQPSTAPHDQPGGSREPARGRKRRAPAWSSAEIVDLIEVWGEASNVHDLRTSHRNAAVYGRMAASLAARGHQRSREQVRCKIKDLRQSYSRACLPGADPEACPHFHALDRILGPHAVPAPRDVIDPGAEGPLLDTEEEEEGSESQEPAASLPRTRDPRGTPQSRSPASSEAGEASTSAAPGTAGRTTPPAAAARARASRTARNQEDYQRRHLRFLDRQLRLQDHWVQEDLRLRQRSLEALEEQGRALRGHLQSLLDRFPFPPPPAPPLAPPLAPPAPPLAPPLAPPAPPAPPASAPASSTPPVLSAPPSTTIPHRRPRTRSVARRERHPDSHP; from the exons atgagccagccatccgagggctcccagccctccactgctccccacgaccagcctggcggctcccgggagcctgcccgggggcgcaaaaggcgggcgcccgcctggtcaagtgcggagatcgtggacctcatcgaggtttggggggaagcctcaaatgtccacgatctccgcactagccaccggaacgcggccgtctatggccgcatggctgccagcctggccgccaggggccaccagcgcagccgggagcaggtgcgctgcaagattaaagacttgcggcagtcctactcccgggcctgcctgccaggggctgacccggaggcctgcccccacttccatgccctggaccgcatcctggggcctcatgccgtccctgccccccgggacgtgattgaccccggggcagagggaccgctcctggacaccgaggaggaggaagagggctctgagagccaggagcctgctgccagccttcccaggacccgggacccccgaggcaccccacagagccgctcgcctgcatcatcagaggccggggaggcatccacct ctgcagcaccggggactgcagggcgcaccaccccgcctgcagcagccgcccgcgcccgggcaagcaggacagccaggaaccaggaggactaccagaggcggcatctccggttcctggaccgacagctccgtctccaggaccactgggtccaggaggacctcaggctgcgccagaggagtctggaggccctggaggagcagggccgtgccctgcgaggccacctccagagcctgctagaccgctttccatttcctcctccccctgctccccctcttgctccccctcttgctccccctgctccccctcttgctccccctcttgctccccctgctcctcctgctcctcctgcttccgctcctgcttcctccacaccccctgtcctctctgcccccccctccacaaccattccccaccgacgcccccggacccgcagtgtggcgagacgggagaggcacccagactcccacccctga